A portion of the uncultured Bacteroides sp. genome contains these proteins:
- a CDS encoding DUF4738 domain-containing protein — MKKLIYLQLLLIVMAGTACSGKKENQNEGKQVLLKDSTDAQGLQRMQMSKSEKDVQYKGKDYHISLLRTPSDSLPHVASEQGDVYLDNQIVLKLTRGGEHVFSKTFTKKSFSSVVDEAFLAKSILEGMVYDKTTPQGIVLAASISYPQTDLYVPVSITITADGRMSMKKEELMEDAYAEDSI; from the coding sequence ATGAAAAAGCTTATTTATTTGCAACTTCTACTGATCGTTATGGCAGGCACGGCCTGTTCAGGAAAGAAAGAGAATCAGAATGAAGGTAAGCAAGTGTTGCTGAAAGACAGCACGGATGCTCAAGGATTGCAACGCATGCAAATGTCCAAGAGTGAGAAAGATGTTCAGTATAAGGGGAAAGATTATCACATCTCTCTTTTGCGTACACCGAGTGATTCTCTTCCCCATGTGGCCAGTGAGCAGGGAGATGTATATCTCGACAATCAGATTGTGCTGAAGTTGACTCGTGGAGGCGAACATGTTTTCAGTAAAACATTTACAAAGAAAAGCTTCTCTTCTGTTGTTGACGAGGCATTTCTTGCCAAATCGATTCTGGAAGGCATGGTATACGACAAAACAACTCCACAGGGAATTGTTCTTGCCGCCAGTATCTCTTATCCTCAAACCGATTTGTATGTTCCTGTCTCTATCACGATCACGGCTGATGGCCGAATGTCCATGAAAAAGGAAGAACTGATGGAGGATGCGTACGCTGAAGATAGCATCTAA
- a CDS encoding glycoside hydrolase family 2 TIM barrel-domain containing protein: MKRLSLFLGAIVFALGALAQNATLLQNVYARDITSLNGSWKAIVDPFDNGFYNYRLVENPNGFFKDQKARDKSDLVEYNFDTAPQLVVPGDWNTQDEKLFYYEGSIWYKKDFKYTKKANTRLYLYFGAVNYLANVYLNGKPLGSHEGGFTSFHFDITDQVKEGDNFVILRVNNVRKPEGVPTVNSDWWNYGGITRDVLLVETPEISVDDYLVQLPKGKYNEVTGYIQLNKSQAGIEVSLKIPELKITKRLLTDAQGRASFNYKAKPELWTPENPKLYDVEIDNGDELLKDRIGFRQIETQGKNLLLNGKKTFLRGISIHEEAPYRQGRIYSKEESEILLGWAKELGCNFVRLAHYPHNEHMVRAAEEMGLMVWSEIPVYWTIHWDNPDTYKNASAQLKNMMDRDKNRCAVIIWSVANETPHSDARDKFLAGLAQQVRAADNTRLLSMAMEVTATKGNVSLVNDYMSRYVDIISFNNYLGWYGGTPEDCKTRQWEIPYDKPFFISEFGGGALQGMHGDKKERWTEEYQAELYQNTLDMYNRVDGFAGTSPWILMDFRSPRRQLNGIQDFFNRKGVISERGQKKAAFYVLQKFYKMKKEAFDDKSKK, encoded by the coding sequence ATGAAAAGACTCAGCCTGTTTTTAGGAGCAATTGTATTTGCACTTGGTGCTTTGGCTCAGAATGCTACTTTGCTTCAGAATGTTTATGCCCGTGACATTACTTCGCTTAACGGTTCATGGAAAGCTATTGTCGATCCTTTTGATAATGGTTTTTACAATTATCGGTTGGTTGAAAATCCGAACGGATTTTTTAAAGATCAAAAGGCGCGAGATAAATCGGATTTGGTAGAATATAACTTTGATACTGCGCCGCAGTTGGTTGTGCCGGGCGATTGGAACACACAGGATGAGAAACTTTTCTATTACGAAGGAAGCATTTGGTATAAAAAGGATTTTAAATACACTAAGAAAGCAAATACACGATTATATCTTTATTTTGGTGCGGTGAATTATCTGGCCAATGTATATCTCAACGGGAAGCCTCTTGGCTCACATGAAGGGGGATTTACCTCGTTTCACTTTGATATAACTGATCAGGTGAAAGAGGGGGATAATTTTGTCATTTTGAGAGTGAACAATGTACGTAAGCCGGAAGGTGTACCGACTGTCAATTCTGATTGGTGGAATTATGGCGGAATCACTCGTGATGTACTTTTAGTAGAGACTCCCGAGATTTCTGTTGATGACTATTTGGTACAACTACCTAAAGGTAAGTATAACGAGGTGACGGGGTATATCCAGTTGAATAAGTCTCAGGCCGGAATAGAGGTTTCTCTGAAAATACCGGAACTTAAAATTACTAAAAGATTGCTGACGGATGCGCAGGGAAGAGCTTCTTTTAACTACAAGGCAAAACCTGAATTGTGGACACCTGAGAATCCGAAACTGTATGATGTGGAAATTGATAACGGCGATGAATTGTTGAAAGATCGCATTGGTTTTCGTCAGATAGAGACACAGGGCAAGAATCTTTTGCTTAATGGCAAGAAGACTTTCCTCCGCGGCATTTCCATTCATGAAGAGGCACCTTACCGACAGGGAAGGATCTATAGCAAGGAAGAATCGGAAATATTGTTGGGCTGGGCTAAAGAACTTGGATGCAATTTTGTGCGTCTGGCACACTACCCACACAATGAGCATATGGTTCGTGCTGCCGAAGAGATGGGTTTGATGGTTTGGTCGGAAATACCTGTTTACTGGACCATACATTGGGATAATCCGGATACTTATAAGAATGCTTCTGCCCAACTGAAAAATATGATGGATCGTGATAAAAATCGTTGTGCAGTTATTATTTGGTCGGTAGCGAATGAAACGCCGCATAGCGATGCCCGTGATAAGTTTCTGGCAGGCTTGGCGCAACAGGTTCGCGCTGCGGATAATACCCGACTGTTGAGCATGGCAATGGAAGTTACGGCAACGAAAGGGAATGTGAGTCTGGTTAACGATTACATGAGTCGCTATGTGGACATTATCAGTTTTAATAACTATCTGGGCTGGTATGGCGGTACTCCCGAAGATTGCAAAACCCGACAATGGGAGATACCTTATGATAAGCCTTTCTTTATCAGTGAATTTGGAGGAGGTGCACTCCAAGGCATGCATGGAGATAAGAAGGAGCGTTGGACGGAGGAATATCAAGCCGAACTTTACCAAAATACGCTCGATATGTATAATCGCGTTGATGGTTTTGCCGGTACATCGCCATGGATATTAATGGATTTTCGTTCTCCACGTCGGCAATTGAATGGTATTCAGGATTTCTTCAATCGAAAGGGAGTTATCTCTGAAAGGGGGCAAAAGAAAGCAGCTTTTTATGTGCTCCAAAAGTTTTATAAGATGAAGAAAGAAGCCTTTGATGATAAATCCAAAAAGTAA
- a CDS encoding DUF4890 domain-containing protein, whose amino-acid sequence MKRIAFLMVALLMVGGLAMAQGPRKEGKMKMDPKERAEKMTERMAKEYSLNEAQKKELLDANLALNEKMAKKAEDKKAEKEEMFKEMKANRDAYDAQLKKIMTKEQYASYVKNQAERQKKMKDGKGPRHGGAPDAE is encoded by the coding sequence ATGAAGAGAATAGCATTTTTAATGGTCGCCCTATTAATGGTAGGCGGCTTGGCAATGGCTCAAGGCCCTCGCAAAGAAGGAAAAATGAAAATGGATCCGAAGGAACGTGCTGAAAAGATGACGGAACGGATGGCTAAAGAGTATTCCTTGAATGAAGCGCAGAAAAAGGAACTTTTGGATGCTAACTTAGCTTTGAACGAAAAGATGGCTAAGAAGGCTGAAGACAAGAAAGCTGAAAAAGAGGAGATGTTTAAAGAAATGAAAGCGAATCGTGACGCTTACGACGCTCAGTTAAAGAAGATTATGACTAAAGAGCAATATGCATCTTATGTAAAGAATCAGGCAGAGCGTCAGAAAAAGATGAAAGACGGAAAAGGTCCCAGGCATGGTGGTGCACCAGATGCTGAGTAA
- a CDS encoding glycoside hydrolase family 88 protein: MKNYYLTTLLLWVVTLATYAQKPFSSQETLGIIHKVNSYWQSNHPKPGISFWHNAAYHTGNMEVYFLTNKPEYLQYSEAWAVHNKWKGAKSNNKKRWKYSYGETNEYVLFGDYQICFQTYIDLYNISPDPQKIARAIEVMEYQMSTPRKDYWWWADGLYMVMPVMTKLHKLTNNPLYLEKLHEYLSYSDSIMYDEEAGLYYRDARYVYPKHKTVNGRKDFWARGDGWVFAGLAKVLKDLPKTDKYRSDYVARFQTMAKAIAACQQPEGYWTRSMLDPDFAPGAETSGTAFFTYGFLWGMNNGLLSKKEYEPVIAKGWGYLKNVALQSDGRVGYVQPIGDRAIPGQVVDANSTADFGVGAFLLAACEMARFLNND, translated from the coding sequence ATGAAAAATTACTATCTGACTACCTTGTTATTGTGGGTTGTCACATTGGCTACGTATGCACAGAAGCCTTTTTCTTCCCAAGAAACGCTTGGTATTATTCATAAAGTGAATAGTTACTGGCAATCGAATCATCCGAAACCGGGAATATCGTTCTGGCACAATGCTGCCTATCATACAGGAAATATGGAAGTCTATTTCCTCACAAATAAACCGGAATATCTTCAGTATTCCGAAGCATGGGCTGTTCACAATAAATGGAAAGGTGCTAAGTCGAATAATAAGAAAAGATGGAAGTATAGCTACGGAGAGACGAATGAATATGTATTGTTCGGCGACTATCAGATCTGTTTTCAAACTTATATTGATCTCTATAACATTTCGCCCGATCCTCAGAAGATTGCTCGTGCCATCGAGGTGATGGAGTATCAGATGAGCACTCCCCGAAAGGATTATTGGTGGTGGGCAGACGGGCTATACATGGTGATGCCGGTAATGACCAAACTCCATAAGTTGACCAATAATCCTCTTTATCTCGAAAAGTTGCACGAATATCTGAGCTATTCGGATAGTATCATGTACGATGAAGAGGCGGGATTGTACTATCGGGATGCAAGATATGTTTATCCGAAGCATAAAACGGTGAATGGAAGAAAAGACTTTTGGGCGCGAGGTGACGGATGGGTTTTTGCGGGGTTGGCAAAGGTCTTGAAGGATTTACCTAAAACGGATAAGTACAGATCGGATTATGTGGCGCGTTTTCAAACGATGGCCAAGGCAATAGCCGCTTGCCAGCAGCCGGAAGGTTATTGGACTCGCAGTATGCTCGATCCTGATTTTGCTCCCGGAGCCGAGACGAGTGGCACAGCCTTTTTTACTTACGGCTTTTTGTGGGGAATGAACAACGGACTGCTATCGAAGAAGGAATATGAACCGGTCATAGCAAAGGGATGGGGATATCTTAAAAATGTCGCTTTACAATCTGACGGTCGTGTGGGATACGTTCAGCCTATAGGAGACAGGGCCATTCCCGGACAAGTGGTTGATGCTAACTCTACGGCCGATTTCGGAGTGGGTGCTTTCCTTTTGGCCGCTTGCGAAATGGCACGCTTTTTGAACAATGATTAA
- a CDS encoding Smr/MutS family protein — MIYPQNFEQKIGFDQIRQLLQEKCLSPLGEERVMDMDFSDRFEVVEERLNQLTEFVRIIQEEEGFPDQFFFDVRPSLKRVRIEGLYMDEQELFDLRRSLETIRDIVRFLQRKEEDEESDSPYPNLRKLAGDIAVFPQLITKIDGILNKYGKIKDNASTELARIRRELASTISGISRSLNGILRSAQSEGYVDKDVTPTMRDGRLVIPVAPGLKRKIKGIVHDESASGKTVFIEPAEVVEANNRVRELEGEERREIIRILTEFANTLRPSIDDILQSYEFLAEIDFIRAKSYFAIQTNALKPALENEQLLDWTMAVHPLLQLSLAKHGKKVVPLDIELNTKQRILIISGPNAGGKSVCLKTVGLLQYMLQCGMLIPMHERSHAGIFGSIFIDIGDEQSIEDDLSTYSSHLTNMKMMMKGCDERSLILIDEFGGGTEPQIGGAIAEAVLKRFNQKQTFGVITTHYQNLKHFAEDHEGVVNGAMLYDRHVMQALFQLQIGNPGSSFAVEIARKIGLPEDVIADASEIVGSEYISADKYLQDIVRDKRYWEGKRQTIRQREKLMEETIARYETEMEELHKSRKEIIRQAKDEAQRLLQESNAKIENTIRTIKEAQADKEKTRQARQELTDFKESVEKLGVKEQEDRVAQQMEKLRRKQERKASSTPTKAGEKKAEAPIKPKVITIIEGNYVKMKGQTTVGQVLEVKGKNATVAFGSIKTTVKLDRLEPTSGMPQKQEIAKSTFVSSQTQDQMYEKKLNFKQDIDVRGMRGEEALQAITYFIDDAILVGMGRVRILHGTGTGILRKLIRQYLETVSGIKSFNDEHVQFGGSGITVVDLA; from the coding sequence ATGATATATCCCCAGAATTTTGAGCAAAAAATAGGTTTCGACCAAATCAGACAGTTACTGCAAGAGAAATGTCTTAGTCCTCTCGGCGAAGAGAGGGTGATGGACATGGATTTTTCGGATCGTTTTGAGGTGGTGGAAGAAAGGCTGAACCAGCTTACAGAGTTTGTGCGGATCATTCAGGAGGAGGAGGGTTTTCCGGATCAGTTCTTCTTTGATGTGCGGCCGTCGCTAAAGAGGGTGCGCATAGAGGGGTTATATATGGATGAGCAGGAGTTGTTCGACTTGCGCCGCTCACTGGAGACGATCAGGGATATCGTGCGATTTCTGCAACGCAAAGAGGAGGACGAGGAGTCGGATTCGCCTTATCCTAATCTAAGGAAACTGGCAGGGGATATTGCTGTGTTTCCACAACTGATTACGAAGATTGATGGCATACTGAATAAGTATGGTAAGATAAAAGATAATGCTTCTACGGAATTGGCCCGCATTCGCAGGGAGTTGGCTAGTACAATAAGTGGCATTTCTCGTTCGCTAAACGGGATTTTGCGTAGCGCACAGTCGGAGGGTTATGTGGATAAGGATGTGACGCCGACCATGCGAGACGGGCGACTGGTGATTCCGGTGGCTCCGGGCTTGAAACGGAAGATCAAAGGTATTGTGCACGATGAGTCGGCCAGCGGAAAGACGGTGTTCATTGAACCGGCGGAGGTGGTAGAGGCAAACAATCGGGTGCGTGAGCTGGAGGGGGAAGAACGACGGGAGATCATTCGCATTTTGACGGAGTTCGCGAATACGCTACGCCCTTCGATAGACGATATTTTGCAATCGTACGAGTTCTTGGCGGAGATTGATTTCATCCGTGCAAAGAGTTACTTTGCCATACAGACGAATGCGCTGAAACCTGCGCTGGAGAATGAGCAACTGCTAGATTGGACGATGGCGGTGCATCCGCTCTTGCAACTCTCGCTTGCCAAACACGGCAAGAAGGTAGTTCCACTGGATATCGAACTGAACACGAAGCAACGAATATTGATTATATCGGGCCCCAATGCGGGCGGCAAATCGGTATGCCTCAAGACGGTGGGCTTACTGCAATATATGTTGCAGTGCGGCATGCTCATCCCCATGCACGAGCGCAGTCACGCAGGCATTTTCGGCAGTATCTTTATCGATATAGGCGATGAGCAATCCATCGAAGATGACCTGAGCACCTATTCGTCTCACTTAACCAACATGAAGATGATGATGAAGGGATGCGACGAGCGTAGCCTCATCTTGATCGATGAGTTTGGCGGGGGCACGGAGCCGCAGATAGGTGGTGCCATTGCGGAGGCGGTGTTGAAGCGTTTCAACCAGAAGCAAACGTTTGGCGTTATCACCACGCACTACCAGAACCTGAAACATTTTGCCGAAGATCACGAGGGAGTGGTGAACGGGGCGATGCTGTATGACAGGCATGTGATGCAGGCGTTGTTTCAGTTGCAGATAGGCAATCCGGGCAGTTCGTTTGCTGTGGAGATTGCCCGCAAGATTGGTTTACCTGAAGATGTGATAGCCGATGCGTCGGAGATTGTGGGTAGTGAATATATAAGTGCAGATAAGTATCTGCAAGACATCGTGCGCGATAAGCGTTATTGGGAAGGCAAGCGGCAGACCATCCGTCAGCGGGAGAAGTTGATGGAGGAGACTATCGCACGCTACGAGACCGAGATGGAGGAGTTGCACAAATCTCGCAAAGAGATTATCCGTCAGGCCAAAGACGAGGCGCAACGGTTGTTGCAAGAGTCGAATGCGAAGATAGAAAATACCATTCGCACCATCAAAGAGGCGCAAGCTGACAAGGAAAAAACCCGCCAAGCGAGGCAGGAGCTCACTGATTTCAAGGAGTCGGTGGAGAAATTGGGAGTAAAGGAACAGGAAGATCGAGTGGCGCAGCAAATGGAAAAGCTTCGCCGCAAACAGGAACGAAAGGCCTCTTCCACTCCGACAAAAGCAGGCGAGAAGAAAGCGGAAGCGCCCATCAAACCTAAAGTGATAACGATCATAGAGGGTAATTATGTAAAAATGAAAGGGCAAACGACTGTGGGGCAGGTGTTGGAAGTGAAAGGTAAGAATGCCACTGTGGCTTTTGGTAGCATAAAAACGACGGTGAAGCTCGATCGACTGGAGCCGACAAGTGGAATGCCACAAAAGCAAGAGATTGCAAAAAGTACCTTTGTCAGCAGCCAGACGCAAGACCAGATGTACGAAAAGAAACTGAACTTTAAACAAGATATCGATGTGCGCGGCATGAGGGGTGAAGAGGCGTTGCAGGCAATCACTTATTTCATTGACGACGCCATACTCGTGGGCATGGGCAGGGTACGTATCTTGCACGGCACGGGCACGGGAATCTTACGTAAGTTGATTCGCCAATACCTCGAGACGGTATCTGGAATTAAATCTTTCAACGACGAACATGTGCAGTTTGGTGGATCGGGAATTACCGTCGTCGATTTAGCGTAA
- a CDS encoding L-serine ammonia-lyase codes for MKSIKELYRIGTGPSSSHTMGPRKAAEIFLGRHKDAASFKVTLYGSLAATGKGHMTDVAINDTLQPVAPVEIVWQPKVFLPFHPNAMTFAAFDANKKLLENWTVYSVGGGALAENNDKPTIESREVYEMNSMTEILNWCEHSGKSYWEYVKECEEEDIWDYLEVVWNTMKEAIHRGLEEEGVLPGPLNLRRKASTYYIRATGYKESLRSRGLVFAYALAVSEENASGGKIVTAPTCGACGVMPAVLYHLHKSREFSDTRILRALATAGLFGNIVKFNASISGAEVGCQGEVGVACAMASAAANQLFGGSPAQTEYAAEMGLEHHLGMTCDPVCGLVQIPCIERNAYAAARALDANIYASFTDGIHRVSFDKVVQVMKQTGHDLPSLYKETSEGGLAKDYTQM; via the coding sequence ATGAAATCAATAAAAGAACTATATCGCATCGGCACAGGCCCGTCGAGTAGCCACACGATGGGACCTCGAAAAGCGGCCGAAATATTTCTGGGACGGCACAAAGATGCCGCATCATTCAAAGTGACGCTCTATGGAAGCCTTGCCGCTACCGGAAAAGGACACATGACGGATGTTGCCATCAACGACACGTTGCAACCTGTTGCTCCTGTGGAAATTGTGTGGCAACCAAAAGTGTTCCTTCCTTTTCATCCTAATGCGATGACGTTTGCCGCCTTCGATGCAAACAAGAAGTTGCTTGAAAACTGGACGGTATACAGCGTCGGTGGCGGAGCTTTGGCTGAAAACAACGATAAACCGACCATCGAAAGCAGAGAGGTGTACGAGATGAACAGTATGACCGAAATTCTGAATTGGTGCGAACATAGCGGGAAGAGTTATTGGGAATATGTGAAGGAGTGCGAAGAGGAAGATATTTGGGATTATCTGGAAGTCGTTTGGAATACGATGAAGGAAGCCATTCATCGTGGATTAGAAGAAGAAGGCGTGCTACCCGGTCCGCTGAATCTGAGAAGAAAAGCTTCAACTTACTACATTCGTGCCACCGGTTACAAGGAATCTCTTCGCTCACGTGGATTAGTATTTGCTTACGCTTTGGCGGTAAGCGAAGAAAACGCATCGGGAGGAAAGATCGTGACCGCTCCCACATGTGGAGCGTGTGGAGTAATGCCCGCAGTGCTCTATCATTTACACAAAAGTCGTGAATTTAGCGATACTCGCATTCTTCGCGCACTAGCCACAGCAGGCTTGTTTGGCAATATCGTGAAGTTCAACGCTTCCATCTCGGGCGCCGAAGTAGGTTGTCAGGGGGAAGTAGGTGTGGCTTGCGCCATGGCCTCAGCAGCAGCCAATCAACTCTTCGGAGGCAGTCCAGCCCAGACAGAATATGCCGCTGAAATGGGCTTAGAACATCACCTTGGTATGACGTGCGACCCCGTATGCGGCTTGGTACAAATCCCCTGTATTGAGAGAAATGCGTATGCCGCAGCCCGTGCGCTCGACGCCAACATATACGCTTCCTTCACCGACGGCATCCATCGGGTATCGTTCGACAAAGTGGTGCAAGTGATGAAGCAAACCGGACACGACCTACCTTCGCTCTACAAAGAAACCAGCGAAGGTGGATTGGCCAAGGACTATACGCAGATGTAA
- a CDS encoding BNR repeat-containing protein — MSTKKAGLALFIFLCVWTHCDAQTLVEVGKGYSRTSVNTTVFRNNSLATHKGIQYIAYYDADSYMVVGKRKLGSKEWELKRSQYKGNCADAHNVISLMVDGDGYLHLSFDHHGQPLNYCKSIAPGSLELGDKRPMTGVDEANVTYPEFYRLADGDLIFVYRSGSSGRGNLVMNRYLLSEKRWIRIQDVLIDGEGERNAYWQLYVDEAGTIHLSWVWRETWMVETNHDLCYARSRDGGKTWEKSDGEKYALPITAANAEYACHIPQKSELINQTSMCADKNGHPYIATYWRDQSSLVPQYRLVWFDGKTWQQQQVSQRTTPFSLSGGGTKRIPIARPRLVIKQEKKQNKIFYVFRDIERGDKVSMACSGGLETNKWTFTDLTDFPVDAWEPSYDTELWKSKQQLQLFVQRTSQGDGERTTEMEPETVYVLECKL; from the coding sequence ATGAGCACTAAAAAAGCAGGGCTTGCCCTTTTCATCTTTCTTTGTGTGTGGACGCATTGTGATGCGCAGACACTCGTGGAAGTAGGGAAGGGGTACAGCCGTACTTCTGTCAACACAACGGTGTTTCGTAATAACTCGTTGGCTACGCATAAGGGGATTCAATACATTGCCTACTATGACGCAGATAGCTATATGGTAGTGGGTAAACGCAAATTGGGTTCCAAAGAGTGGGAGCTAAAGCGTTCGCAATACAAAGGCAATTGTGCGGACGCCCATAACGTCATTAGTCTCATGGTAGATGGCGATGGATATCTTCATCTTTCGTTCGACCATCATGGGCAACCTCTAAATTATTGCAAGAGCATAGCTCCCGGTTCGCTGGAACTGGGCGATAAAAGGCCGATGACGGGAGTAGATGAAGCGAATGTTACCTATCCTGAATTTTATCGATTAGCCGATGGCGACTTGATCTTTGTTTATCGTTCAGGCTCTTCCGGTCGTGGAAACCTAGTGATGAACCGCTATCTGTTGAGTGAAAAACGATGGATACGAATACAGGATGTACTCATTGATGGTGAGGGTGAACGAAATGCTTATTGGCAACTTTACGTGGATGAAGCTGGAACGATACATCTTTCGTGGGTGTGGCGTGAAACATGGATGGTGGAGACCAATCACGATCTTTGTTATGCTCGCTCACGGGATGGCGGGAAAACGTGGGAAAAATCCGACGGAGAGAAGTATGCCCTACCCATTACTGCGGCCAATGCAGAGTATGCTTGCCACATTCCGCAAAAGAGCGAACTGATTAACCAAACGAGTATGTGCGCCGATAAGAACGGGCACCCTTACATCGCTACTTATTGGCGAGATCAGAGCAGCTTGGTGCCTCAATACCGACTTGTTTGGTTTGATGGAAAGACTTGGCAGCAACAACAAGTCTCGCAGCGCACCACTCCTTTCAGCCTGAGCGGTGGTGGAACGAAGCGGATACCGATTGCCCGGCCCCGTTTGGTAATCAAACAAGAGAAGAAGCAGAATAAAATCTTTTATGTGTTTCGTGACATAGAGCGTGGAGACAAAGTTTCTATGGCCTGTTCCGGTGGACTGGAAACGAACAAATGGACGTTTACGGATCTTACCGACTTTCCGGTAGATGCCTGGGAACCGAGTTATGACACTGAACTATGGAAGAGCAAGCAGCAATTGCAACTCTTTGTGCAGCGAACAAGTCAAGGAGATGGAGAGAGAACTACAGAGATGGAACCTGAAACAGTTTATGTCTTAGAATGCAAACTATAA
- the corA gene encoding magnesium/cobalt transporter CorA produces the protein MRNNLLSEKLTYTGQSKTATHLHLCSYSDKELQEATGKTFASISSKLDAKRINWLQVHGMKDTETIREICNHFEIDFLVLQDILNPKHPTKIEEHDNYTVLILKLFTLDDDQEELNQQQLCLIHGSNFLLTFFEDETDFFDDVTTAITTNILKIRNKQSDYLLSVLLNSVMGDYISVVSRIDEALEELEEKLLIINNRRDIGARIQSLRRQYMQIKRAVFPLKEQYVKLLRSENEIMHKLNRPYFNDVNDHLQFVLQTIDICRETLSSLVDLYISNNDLRMNDIMKRLTVISTIFIPLTFLVGVWGMNFDVMPELRWQYGYLMAWVSMILIGGLVYWYMKKKKWS, from the coding sequence ATGAGGAATAATCTGCTAAGCGAGAAGCTAACATACACGGGTCAGAGCAAAACGGCCACCCACTTACATCTGTGCAGTTACAGCGACAAAGAGCTGCAAGAGGCAACCGGCAAGACATTTGCTTCTATTTCCTCCAAACTTGATGCCAAACGCATAAACTGGTTGCAAGTACATGGTATGAAGGACACGGAAACCATCCGCGAAATATGCAATCACTTTGAAATAGATTTTCTTGTTCTGCAAGATATTCTCAACCCAAAGCACCCCACCAAGATAGAAGAGCACGATAACTATACCGTGCTCATTCTCAAACTCTTTACTTTAGATGATGACCAGGAGGAGTTGAACCAACAACAACTCTGCCTCATACACGGCAGCAACTTCCTGCTCACGTTCTTCGAAGATGAAACGGATTTCTTTGACGACGTGACCACTGCTATCACCACCAATATCCTAAAAATACGCAACAAACAAAGCGACTATCTGTTGAGCGTATTGCTCAATAGCGTGATGGGTGATTATATTTCGGTTGTCTCTCGCATAGATGAAGCGTTGGAAGAGTTGGAAGAAAAACTTCTGATAATTAACAACCGGCGCGACATCGGAGCACGCATCCAATCGCTACGTCGACAATACATGCAAATAAAGAGAGCTGTTTTCCCGCTAAAAGAACAATACGTCAAACTGCTGCGTTCTGAAAATGAAATCATGCACAAGCTGAATCGCCCTTACTTCAATGATGTAAACGACCACTTACAATTTGTGTTGCAAACAATAGATATCTGTCGGGAAACGTTATCGTCATTGGTAGATTTATACATATCGAACAACGATCTGCGGATGAATGATATCATGAAACGACTCACGGTTATCTCGACTATCTTTATCCCACTTACCTTTCTGGTAGGCGTTTGGGGAATGAACTTCGACGTGATGCCCGAGCTAAGATGGCAATATGGATACCTCATGGCGTGGGTGTCTATGATTCTCATAGGAGGCTTGGTGTATTGGTATATGAAGAAAAAGAAATGGAGTTAA